In Gemmatimonadaceae bacterium, the genomic window CACGTATGGGCGCACCACGCCGGCCGGCAGGAAGTGGTACTGCGCCAGCAGCGACGGCGGGAGGTGGTAGAACGTGCCGATCTTGTTGCCATTGAGCTTCACGTCCTGCTTCTGCGGATACGTCAGCACCAGCTCGGCGGCAAAGTGCGGCGCGAAGAAGTACGAGATGTCGACTTCGGGGAAGATCTTGCTGTTGATCGTGATCTTGTCGGCGGCGACGCCGAGCGACGGGATCGCATCCGACTGGTTGGCCGGCGTCAGCGACAACGCGCGCAGGCGGATCATCCAAGGGCCTTCCGCGGCCTTGGTCTGCGCGGCGGCCGGGAGGGTGATGGTGAGAAGGGCACCCAGGACGAGGGAGGAACGAAGGAAGCGCATTCAGGACTCCATGTGACGGTTGAACTTCGTACCGTCACTCTACCGCACCTGTCCCTCACCGACAGTCAGGCAGCGCACGTAACCGGTGTAGGGGTTGCACCCTGCATGGGGGTTACCTGACGCGCGCGTGTCGCCTCGCTTTCCGTGGCGCCACCGGCGCCTGCAGCAGCGCACCATCGAGCGTCAGTGCCCCGCTGAAATAGTCGGTGGCCCACGCCGGACGCACGCGGTCCAGCAGCATCGCGTACGCCGCGCCCACGGGATAGAACGCCACCCGCCGTGCCACCGCCATCGGCAGCACGGTCGCCGCGGTGCGGATCTCGTGCTCGAGCGCATCGGCTTCGTCGGCATAGCTCGTGAAATCCGGGAGCGCGCGCATGGCAGCGGAGGGTTCGGCCAGCCGGCTGGCGAGTCGGGCCACGCGCAGCTCGATGTAGCGGGCCACCCCTTCCTGCCACATCTGGAAGCCCAGGTAGCGGTAGTCGGCTGGCGTGAGTGCGGCTTTCAGCGCGGTGCGGGTGGCGATCACCTGACCCAGCGCGGCCGCCGGCACCGGCGACGCCGTGCCCGTGGGTGGTGGCGCGAACGCGGCGGCCAGGAGCGCGGCGGTGAACGCCGCGAACCGCGTGCGCACCTGCGGCGCCTGATATGGAAACGGGAACGACAGCATCCACTGACCCGTCTCGTCCCCCCGCGCGAGGTCGATCGCCCTGAGTGCAGGCTGGTAGGACGGGTGCGACATTTGCAGCTGGTGGAAATGCTCGTGCATCACGGTGAGCACCCATTGCGTGGAGCGCCGCCCGGTGGGCCCTGCCCCGCCCACGACCACCGTGTTCACGCCCCCGACGGCGGGGAAGGTGGCCAGCAGCGTTGGTGGCAGGGTGGGCGCGCGCCGGTACACCTCCGTACCGAGCACGGAATCGAATCCGGCGCGCACGAAGTCCGGCGTCGGTGCGGGGTGGTGGAGCAGGAACTCCGCGTCGGGGGTGAGCAGCAGCACCGCGAACGGCGCGGTGCCCCAGCCGCGCCAGGCGCTGTCGCCGATCGACCGCACGAGGCGGAACGCCTCGGCCAGCCTGACTCGGTCGCCCGCAGGCAGCGTGATGTCCTGCGCGCAGAGTGGCGCGCCCGGAACGACCGCGAGCAGCGCGGCCAGCAGCAGTGATCGCATGAAGCACCCAGGAGAAGTCGGTCCCGCCACAAGATGGACCAGGCTGCGACGCAGTGCGACGTCCTGGGGGTTGCCGTGCACGGCGACACGTCGATTGCCGCCGTCCGCGCGCGCGGGCAAGTTCCGCGTGGCCCAGGCCGGAACCGCCCTGCCACCACACCCGGATGCCTCGCATGTCCCCTTCCCCGTTCCATCGTGTGGCCTGCCGGCTCACGACGCTGACGCTCGGCGCCGTGCTGTTCGGCGGCTTCGCTGACGCCCATGCGCAGGCACCGCGCGCCACCGTGGATCCGCGCCTCACCGCGTCACTGCCCTGGCGGAACCTCGGACCCTTCCGCGCCGGACGCGTCAGCGCGGTGACCGGCGTGATCGGACAGGCCGGCACGTTCTACGCCGGCTTCCCCGGCGGCGGCCTGTGGAAGACGACCAGCGCCGGCACCACCTGGGTCCCCGTGTTCGACGCGGTGCGCGCCACGTCGTCCATCGGTGCCGTCGAGGTCGCGCCGTCAAACCCCGACGTGGTCTACGTCGGCACCGGGGACATGATCACCGGCGGCACGCTCGACCTGGGGAACGGGATGTACAGGTCCACCGACGCCGGCCGGACCTGGACGTCCATCGGCCTCGAGGCGACGAAGCACATCCAGACCATCCTGGTGGACCCGCGCGCGGCCGACGTGGTGCTGGTGGGCGCGCTGGGCGACCACATCACGGCCAATGACATGCGCGGGGTGTTCCGCAGCACCGATGGCGGGCGCTCATGGACGAAGACGCTGTACCTGGACGACCAGACCGGCATCGCCAAGCTGGCGCGCGCGCACGACATGCCCGACGTGATCTTCGCCACCACCGTGCGCCACTGGACCCCGCCCGGCTACACCGTCGGCAAGTACCGCTCGTGGCAGTTCGGCACCGCCCGCATGGCCGGTGACACCAGCGCCACGCGCACGACCCTCTGGAAGTCGCTCGATGGCGGCGTCACGTGGAGGAAGCTCCCGGGCACCGGGCTCCCGGCCCTCGAGGGGCGCACCTCGCTGGCGGTGGCCATCGGCACCGACGCGCAGCGCGTGTACCTCATCACCAACACCGCCCTGCATCGCTCCGATGACGGCGGCGCGACGTGGCGCCAGGTGGCGGCCGACGACGCGCGCATCCGCAACGGACAGGGTGGCTACTCGTGCGGCGTCTACGTGGACCCGAAGGACCCCGACGTCGTCTACACCATCAACACCGCCGCCTACCGCAGCACCGACGGCGGCCTGACCTTCACCGGCATCAAGGGCGCGCCCGGCGGCGATGATCCGCAGCAGCTGTGGATCGATCCCACCAACGGCTCGCGCATCCTGATGGGCCTGGACCAGGGCGCGACGGTGTCGCTCGACGGCGGTGCGACGTGGAGCCCATGGTACAACCAGTCCACCGAACAGCTGTACCACCTCGCCGCCGACAACACCTACCCGTACTGGGTCTACGCCACCCAGCAGGACGCCGGCGCAATCCGGACGCGCAGCCGCGGCAACTACGGCGCCGTCACGATCTTCGACTGGAACTCAGTGAACGGCTGGGAATGGGGAAGCATCGTGCCCGACCCGCTGGACCCGCAGGTGGTGTACTCCACCGGCACCGGCGTGGTGAAGGTGACGTACCCCAGCGAGCAGCACATCAACGTCAGCCCCGGCATCGATCCGTCCGCGCAGGCGCGCTCGTCGGGCTCCCTGCCGCTTGCCTGGGCCCCGTGGAACCAGCGCCTGCTGCTGGCCGGCCTGAACTTCGTGACCGGCACCACCGACGCCGGAGCGCACTGGACGCGCATGAGCCCCGAGCTTGGCATTCCCGCCGGCATGGACTCGGCGACCGCAGCGCGCACCCACGGTGGCCGCGGCGCGATCGAGTCGATCTCCGCATCGGCGAGGAGCGCGGGCGAGATCTGGGTCGGCACCACCAACGGCATGATCCATGTCACGCGCAACGCGGGGTCGCACCTGGGCCGACGTGAGCATCGCCGCGCTGCCCGACCCGCGTCGTGCCAACATCTCGTCGATCGAGGCCTCACCGCACGTGGCCGGCACGGCCTACGCCGCGGTGGAGTACGCGTTCAGCGGCGATCACACGCCGTACCTCTTCCGCACCCGCGACTTCGGGCGTACCTGGACGAAGATCATCACCGGCCTGCCGGTCGATGAGCCGAGCGGCAGCCTGGCACGTGTGGTGCGCCCCGATCCGGTCAGGCGCGGGCTGCTCTACGCCGGCACCGAGAGCAGCGTCTACGTCTCGTTCGATGATGGGGACACCTGGCAGTCGCTGGCGAACAACCTGCCGAACACCTCGGTCCGCGACCTGCTGGTGAAGGGCAACGACCTGCTGGTGGCCACGCACGGGCGCGGCATCTGGGTGATGGACGACATCTCGCGGCTGCGGCAGGTCACGCCCGCCATCGCCGCATCGCCCGTGCATCTCTTCACACCCGGTCTGGCCACACGCGTGCGCCGCAACGTGAACGACGACACGCCGCTCCCGCCGGAAGTGCCGCATGCCGACAACCCGCTCGATGGTGTGATCATCGACTACTGGCTGGAGTCCGCGGCCAGCGCGGTGACGCTGGATGTGCTCGATGCCTCCGGCACGATCATCCGGCACTACTCGAGCGACGCGATCACGCCGGTGCCGGAGGCGGCGCGGCCTCCGCATCCGAACTTCTGGGTCGAGGTCCTGCACCCGCTTCCCACCACTGCCGGTCCGCATCGCGTGAACTGGAACCTGCGGCACGATGCACCGCCCGCGTTCTCGCACGGGTTCGAGATCAACGCCACTCCGGGGCGCACTCCCGCGACGCCGGAAGGCCCGCTCGCCCTGCCCGGCACGTACACGCTGCGTCTCCCGGCGAACGGCGTCACCAGCACCGCGCGCGCGGCGGTGCGCAACGATCCACGTTCGCGAGCCACCGCGGCGGCGCTGACGGCACAACACGCACTGCAGGTTCAGATCACCGACCGCATGCGTGCCGCGTACACGGCGCAGGCGCAGGTGACTGCGCTCCGCGCCTCGCTGATGCAGGCGTCAACGGGCACCAACGGTGACGTCACGGCAGCGATCACCTCGTTCCGCGCCACGCTCGACTCCGCCGTCGGCACCGAGCGCCGTGCGACGTTCCACGGCATCAACGAGAGCCTTGCCAGTCAACTCGGGGGCCAGGAACACGCCGACCACGCCCCCAACGCCCCCATGCTCGCCGCGTTCGCCGCTGCGTCCCGCCAGCTCACCACCGCGCAAGCCGCCTGGGCGCGCGTGCTCCAGCGCGACCTCCCCGCGCTCAACACCAGGCTCGCGCGCCTTGGGGTCGGTGCGGTTCGTGCACCATGAACAGCTTTGACGCAAAGGCGCAAAGGGCGCGAAGGACGCAAAGGACTCTGTGCGTGCGGCAACGGCCTGCGTGACCCAATGCTGAAAATACTGCAGGAACTGCATGAGCTGGCTCGCAGTTCCAACAGCGTTTCCCCGAACGACGAGGAACTCTGCTGCGCGCGCAGATCGCTTTGCGTCCTTCGCGCCCCTTTGCGCCTTTGCGTTGAAGCAGTTGCAGTTGCCTTATCGTTGTCGTTGCTGTCGCAGCAGGAACTCAGCGCTTGCCGCGATACTCGATCATCGACAAGCCGGCGTCGGCGTTCTTGGCGAACCACGCCTTGCCGTACTCCAGCACGTAGATCCGCCCGTCCGGCCCCATCTCCATGTCGATCGGCGCCGAGAACGAGTCGCGCGGCGCGAACGGCTCCATGGCCTCGTAGTCACCGTTGGGACGCAGCGTCACGGCCATGATCCAGTGCCGGATCCAGTCGTAGATGAAGAACTTGCCGTCGTAGTACTGTGGGAGGGCGGTGCCGCGTGCGCCCGTGAACAGGTCGAAGTGATAGACCGGGCCGGCCATCGCCGTACGGCCCCCCTTGCCCACCTGCGGGAAGTCATGGCTGTCGCCGTACGGGTACCAGATGAACGCCGGCTGCGCCGGCGGCAGGTCGCGGATGCCAGTGTTGTTGAGCGACTCGTTCTTCGGCGCGGCCGCGTCGTACACGGGCCCGCTCTCGCCGGTGGCGTAGTTCCACTTGTGGTAGGCGTAGTTGTTGCCCACGAACAGCGGCCAGCCGAAGTTGCCCGCCACACGCGCCTGGTTCACCTCGTCGTAGCCGCGCGGACCGCGCGTCGCGAGGGTGTCGTCGGCAGCGTCCGGTCCCACCTCGCCCCAGTACAGGAACCCCGACTTCTGGTCCACCGAAATCCGGTACGGATTGCGGTTGCCCATCACGAAGATCTCGGGCTTCGTGTTCGGCGTGCCCGGTGCGAACAGGTTGCCAGGCGGAATCTCGTAGGTGCCATCGGGCTTGATGCGGATGCGCAGGATCTTGCCGCGCAGGTCATTCGAGTTGGCCGAGGAACGGCGCGCATCGAATGGCTCGTGCCCGGGACGATCATCGGTCGGTGAGAATCCATGGCTCGCGAACTTCACGTCCTTCTCGTCGAACGGCGTCGAGTTGTCGCCGGCCGAGATGTACAGCAGGTTGCCCGGGCCGAACGCCAGCGAGCCCCCGGTATGGCAGCAGATCTCGCGCTGCGAGTAGAACTGCAGCACCACCTTCTCACTGCCGATCTTCAGCGAGTCCCCGTCGAACTCGAACCGTGACAGGCGATTGACGCTGGTGTCGGCCGGGCTGAAGAACATGTACACGTAGTGATTGGTCGCGAAGCCCGGGTCGATCGTCAGGCCCAGCAGCCCTTCCTCGACATTCGATCCGTTCTTGCTCTTGCTGTACACCGCGACCTTGCCGGCCGGCTTCACCGACTTGTCCTTCGCGCGGAACAGCACCACCTCGCCGCCACGCTGTGCGATCAGCACGTCGCCGCTCG contains:
- a CDS encoding OmpW family protein; protein product: MRFLRSSLVLGALLTITLPAAAQTKAAEGPWMIRLRALSLTPANQSDAIPSLGVAADKITINSKIFPEVDISYFFAPHFAAELVLTYPQKQDVKLNGNKIGTFYHLPPSLLAQYHFLPAGVVRPYVGVGVNATLIMKDKIAVPGVGALTLDDFSLGVAGQVGADVQVRPGQFINFDVKKVTIGSDVKSAGTTVSKVKVDPWLLSVGYGFRF
- a CDS encoding ThuA domain-containing protein, yielding MRVSRTYLAVLCLAVVAACTPADTPPPAVLPGQPRVLVFSRTAGYRHESIDTGKIVLMQLGAANGIAVDTTEDAALITEDSLKHYSAVIFLSPTGNILNRAQEIDLQRFIQAGGGYVGIHAASDAEYDWRWYGRLVGGYFISHPQIQEATLRVMDAKDASTAHLPAEWKRTDEWYNFKSLVPDLHVLLTIDETSYTGGENGATHPMAWYHAFDGGRAWYTELGHTRESYADSLFLKHVLGGIKYAIGEHRALDYAKATAEHPPSDSLFRKVALTMGTLAEPTEMAVLPSGDVLIAQRGGEVVLFRAKDKSVKPAGKVAVYSKSKNGSNVEEGLLGLTIDPGFATNHYVYMFFSPADTSVNRLSRFEFDGDSLKIGSEKVVLQFYSQREICCHTGGSLAFGPGNLLYISAGDNSTPFDEKDVKFASHGFSPTDDRPGHEPFDARRSSANSNDLRGKILRIRIKPDGTYEIPPGNLFAPGTPNTKPEIFVMGNRNPYRISVDQKSGFLYWGEVGPDAADDTLATRGPRGYDEVNQARVAGNFGWPLFVGNNYAYHKWNYATGESGPVYDAAAPKNESLNNTGIRDLPPAQPAFIWYPYGDSHDFPQVGKGGRTAMAGPVYHFDLFTGARGTALPQYYDGKFFIYDWIRHWIMAVTLRPNGDYEAMEPFAPRDSFSAPIDMEMGPDGRIYVLEYGKAWFAKNADAGLSMIEYRGKR